A genomic stretch from Falco cherrug isolate bFalChe1 chromosome 1, bFalChe1.pri, whole genome shotgun sequence includes:
- the TRARG1 gene encoding trafficking regulator of GLUT4 1: MASSGSAPGGSGSGSGSGTALPTRFQETEKLLAATEGREEKGLRGSKSFTAALPGEAERNGHGLAYKSVSVGHLEAAPLSPSRLSLGRASSTATSTAAPEQGRPRDYLVLAIFSCFCPVWPINVVALVFSIMSRNSGQQGDMDGARRLGRMARLLSIVSIILGTIIIVLYISLGIRVS, translated from the exons ATGGCGAGCAGCGGCTCCGCGCCCGGGGGCTCGGGCTCGGGCTCGGGCTCGGGCACGGCGCTGCCCACCCGCTTCCAGGAGACCGAGAAGCTGCTGGCGGCGACCGAGGGCCGGGAGGAGAAGGGCCTCCGCGGCTCCAAATCCTTCACGGCCGCCTTGCCTGGCGAGGCGGAGCGCAACGGGCACGGGCTCGCCTACAAGTCGGTGTCGGTGGGGCACCTGGAGGCGGCCCCGCTGTCGCCGTCGCGgctcagcctgggcagagcCTCCTCCACGGCCACCAGTACGGCGGCACCGGAGCAGGGCCGCCCGCGGGACTACCTGGTGCTCGCCATCTTCTCCTGCTTCTGCCCCGTCTGGCCCATCAACGTCGTGGCCCTCGTCTTCTCCATCATG TCGAGGAACAGTGGGCAGCAAGGGGACATGGACGGAGCCCGGCGACTGGGACGCATGGCCAGGCTGCTCAGCATCGTCTCCATTATCCTGGGGACCATCATCATCGTGCTCTACATTTCACTTGGCATCAGAG TTTCCTAG
- the BHLHA9 gene encoding class A basic helix-loop-helix protein 9 produces the protein MSAAAMGIGMAPEPDSSEEELEVGGTTQACYRQGLWVPQGREVSTCLGDREGMKVRKRSRPVRSKARRMAANVRERKRILDYNQAFNALRLALKHDLGGKRLSKIATLRRAINRITALSLSLHGAGCCWPCAHSECRSGAGVPAQEPGVKASSPQLPWVPSSAGTASLQHCPPSPLYVGFSPERQFHRYESPKEDRSMPSPAYCSSGTHRPGLRGACQQRYTGSLQDPLAGAVPWQVGYCQSWGHQQCLPIH, from the coding sequence ATGTCCGCAGCAGCCATGGGGATAGGGATGGCACCAGAGCCCGACAGCTCGGAAGAGGAGCTGGAAGTGGGGGGCACAACCCAAGCGTGCTACAGGCAGGGTCTGTGGGTCCCCCAGGGCAGGGAAGTATCCACCTGCCTGGGGGACCGCGAAGGGATgaaggtgaggaagaggagccgGCCGGTGCGCTCCAAGGCCAGGAGGATGGCTGCCAACGTCCGAGAGCGCAAGAGGATCCTGGACTACAACCAAGCCTTCAACGCCCTGCGGCTGGCCCTCAAACATGACCTTGGTGGCAAAAGGCTTTCTAAAATCGCTACCCTCCGGCGAGCCATCAACAGGATCACAgctctgtccctgtccctgcacgGCGCcgggtgctgctggccctgcgCCCACTCCGAGTGCCGCAGTGGGGCCGGGGTCCCTGCGCAGGAGCCGGGGGTGAaggccagcagcccccagctcccctgggtGCCCAGTTCCGCAGGCACTGCCAGCTTGCAGCACTGCCCTCCATCCCCTCTCTACGTTGGCTTTTCCCCGGAGAGGCAATTCCATCGCTACGAGAGCCCAAAGGAGGATCGCTCCATGCCCAGCCCTGCCTATTGCTCCAGCGGGACTCACCGCCCTGGGCTCCGAGGCGCCTGCCAGCAGAGGTACACGGGCAGCCTGCAAGACCCCCTGGCCGGGGCAGTCCCCTGGCAGGTGGGCTATTGCCAGAGCTGGGGGCACCAGCAGTGCCTCCCCATCCACTGa